The Candidatus Eremiobacteraceae bacterium sequence GACGAGGTGCGTCCCTCCGCGAGCGATGAGTACGCGCGTTCGCGCGAGATCGTCACGGACGAGGTGAACGCGGTGGTGGCCGGCGCATTTGACGGCGGCGCCGAAGCGGTGACCGTCAACGACTCACATTCGACAATGCGAAACCTTCTCACGGAGCGGCTCGACCAACGCGCAACCGTGGTTTCCGGACGACTGAAGCCGAACTTCATGCTCGAGGGTCTGACGCCGGAGTTTTCCGCCGCGTTCTTCATCGCGTATCACGGAGCGATCGGCTCGGCCGAAGCGGTGATGGGGCACACATACAGCCCGCGAGTGATCTTCGAATGCAGGCTCAATGGCGCGCCGATCGGCGAGCTCACGATCAATGCCGCCTTGGCCGGAGCGTGGGGGGTTCCGGTCACTCTCGTCAGCGGCGATCGCGTGACGCTCGACGAAGCAGCGATGACGTTGCCTTGGGCACGCACAGTCGAGACAAAGCGCAGCATCTCATATTTCGCGGCCGAGTGCCTGTCGCCGTCGGCGGTCTGCGCGGCACTGCGGAGCGCGGCCTGCAGCGCTTGCAAGGTTGACGGGGCGAAGCCATTCTCGCTGCCGACGCCGATCGTCATGGAGATCGACACCTACCGGACAGCGCAGGCCGATCATCTCGAGCTCATACCGAGCATAAAGCGGACGGCAGCTCGCACGATCCGATTCGAATCGGACGATTTTCGCGAGGTGTATCGCGCGCTGCAAGCGGTCATCTATCTCGGCGCGGCGGCAACGGCGTGACGGAGAAATGGCGCGCGGTTATCGTCATCGCCTGCATCGTTGCGGGTGCGGTGCTGAGCTACAAGCTGTTCTTCGGCCCGTGGTTGCCGCAGTTCGAAGCCGTCCGTCAGGTCCAAAACGAGAACAGCACGTGGACCGTGACCTTGCAGTGCTACTACGCGCGCGGCGCCGTCTCCGACGAGACGTATCGACTCGCGAACGACAACGGCAAGACGTCGCTGTTCTACTCTGCGACGAGCCGGAACGGCCTCATCACCAAGCAGTTCACCGTGCCGCTCGCGGGTCCCGACAGCACGTTTCTTTTCGAGCAATTGCGAGCCGACGGGCTGTGGGATCTCGAAGACCGACCGGCGCGGCCGAACCCGAAGGACGAATACGTCATCGCAGTTCAGCAGACGCTGGGAGACGAAGGCGGCAGCCGGGCGTTCTCATTCACGGATCCCGAGTATTGGGCCACCACCAAATCGGTGGAGTTTAAAGTCGGAATGCCGTCGCGAACGGACCCGAGCGCGCCGATCTACATCAGCCCCGGCGTGCCGCGCAAAGATCCGCGGTATCTGACGCTCGTGAATGAGATCCGCGCATTCGGACCGCCCAATGTCGTCGCCGCTGAAAGCCGAATCCGTGACGAGCTTGCCGTGGTACATCCGGTGCACACGCTGCGCGGCGGCAGATGAATCTAAAACGGATCGCGATCGTCACGGCGATCATCGCCGTGCTAGTGGCGGCTGCGTGGTATATATCGGAAGCACCGTACAATCAGATGTTCGGCGCGACCGTCACGCAAGTGCCGGTCCGTCAAAAAGTCGTCGCGCTCACTTTTGACGACGGGCCTAATCCGCCGTATACCGACGAGATCGTGGCCTATCTTCACGCGGCGCACGTCGCGGCGACGTTTTTTGTGGTCGGCAAGGCCGTTGCCGCACATCCGGCGATCTTGCGGACCGAGCTGCGCGACGGTGATGCGCTTGGCAATCACACGTGGGATCATGCCCATCTCGTGCTCTTATCGCGGCAGCACGTCGAGCGCGAGCTGGACGACTGCGAGGCCGCGATCTATCAAGCAACCGGCACGCGGCCGACGTTGTTCCGGCCGCCATTCGGCGCGCGTGATTTTCTCGTGCTGCGTATCGCGCACGAGAAGGGTTACCGTGTGATCATGTGGTCGGTGCCGCTGCCGGCCGACTGGACGGGCCCCGCCCCGTCGGTTATCGCGAAACGGGTGTTGGTGCATGTCAAGAACGGCAGCATCATCGTGCTGCACGACGGAGACCGGGGAAGATCGGGCGACCGCCGCAGCACGGTGGAGGCGACAAAGCTGATCGTGACGGCGTTGCGGGCGCAGGGTTACAAGTTCTTGACCGTGCCGCAGCTGTTGAAGCTCGGCTATCCGAATGAGCCGGTTCCGGCGGGACCG is a genomic window containing:
- a CDS encoding M55 family metallopeptidase, encoding MPIASGDPSIYISVDMEGCADIVHWDEVRPSASDEYARSREIVTDEVNAVVAGAFDGGAEAVTVNDSHSTMRNLLTERLDQRATVVSGRLKPNFMLEGLTPEFSAAFFIAYHGAIGSAEAVMGHTYSPRVIFECRLNGAPIGELTINAALAGAWGVPVTLVSGDRVTLDEAAMTLPWARTVETKRSISYFAAECLSPSAVCAALRSAACSACKVDGAKPFSLPTPIVMEIDTYRTAQADHLELIPSIKRTAARTIRFESDDFREVYRALQAVIYLGAAATA
- a CDS encoding polysaccharide deacetylase family protein, whose protein sequence is MNLKRIAIVTAIIAVLVAAAWYISEAPYNQMFGATVTQVPVRQKVVALTFDDGPNPPYTDEIVAYLHAAHVAATFFVVGKAVAAHPAILRTELRDGDALGNHTWDHAHLVLLSRQHVERELDDCEAAIYQATGTRPTLFRPPFGARDFLVLRIAHEKGYRVIMWSVPLPADWTGPAPSVIAKRVLVHVKNGSIIVLHDGDRGRSGDRRSTVEATKLIVTALRAQGYKFLTVPQLLKLGYPNEPVPAGPTEKDGV